One Halobacterium wangiae genomic window, ACGCCGTGGACGTCCTCCTCGTCGAACAGTACGAGGACGTCGCGCCGACGTTCCCCGCGTCGTTCCAGCGTGCGGTTCGCGAGGAACTCGACCGGGAGGGCGTCGAGGTTCGGACGGACGTCACCGTCGAACAGGCGACCGAGAGCGCGGTCGAGACCGAGGACTTCGTGGTTCCGTACGACCTGTTCGTCTGGACCGGTGGCATCCGCGGTGTCGACGCAGTCGGTGGCGAGCGCGTAGACGTGCGTGCGGACCTCGCGACCGACGAGCAGACGCTCGTCGTGGGAGACGCGGCGAGAGTGGTCGACTCGGAGGGGCGGGCGGTGCCGGCGAGCGCGCAGGCTGCGGTCCGGGAGGCGAGGGTCGCGGCGCGGAACGTCCAGCGGCTAGTCGCCGACCGGCGGGATGCCTCCGAGGGGTTCCGGCCCCGACTGGAGCGGTACACGTTCGAGTCGCCGGGCTGGCTGGTGAGCGTCGGCGACGGCGCCGTCGCCCAGGTCGGCCCCAGCGTGTTCCGCGGGAGGGCCGCGAAAGCCCTCAAGACCGGAGTGGGTGCGGGCTACCTCGCGTCGGCGAGCGGGGTTCGGAGCGCCGTCGAAATTGTCCGCGAGGAGTTCTCGGGAGAGCGGCCCAGACGGTCGTAAAGTGGGAGCCAGCCCGGCGCTCATAACCGGAAGAAATGCTGGATGTCCGTTCTGTGCGGCTTTCGACCCCTGAGAGAGCTGTCATAGTCGGAACGCATTTATATGATTCGAGTATATGCGTTGGTATGTCACAACGAATCAATAGGCGTGACGTCATTCGGGGCGTAGGGGCAGCAGGTATCGTCGGTCTCGCAGGCTGTACCGGCGGTGATGGTGATGGTGACGGGGATGGTGAGGACACTACGACGACCGAATCGGACGACGGTGGCGACACCACGACGACCCAGTCCGGTGGCGGGAACACGGACCGCACCATCAGCCAGGGAGTGCTCCTCCCGACGACCGGTGGGCTCGCGGACCTCGGCGAACCGATCAAGAACGCGGCAGTGCTGCCGCAGGTCGTCCTCGAGGGGGAGACGGACTTCGAACTCGACTTCAACGTCCAGGACACCCAGACCGACCCGAACGCCGCACAGTCCGCCGCACAGACGCTGCGGAACGGCGGCTACCCGGCGGTCACGGGGGCGGCGTCCTCCGAGGTGAGCATCGCCGTCTACGAGAACGTCTTCATCCCGTCGGGGATGGTCGGCTGTTCGCCGGCGAGCACGTCGCCGGACATCACGGACATAAACGACAACGGGCTCGTCTACCGGACGGCGCCGACTGACGCGCTGCAGGGACGTGTGCTCGCAGAGGTCGCCACGGAACGCCACGAGGCGTCCACCGCGGCGACGATGTACGTGAACAACTCCTACGGCCAGCTGCTGTCGGACAGCTTCGTCTCCGCG contains:
- a CDS encoding ABC transporter substrate-binding protein encodes the protein MSQRINRRDVIRGVGAAGIVGLAGCTGGDGDGDGDGEDTTTTESDDGGDTTTTQSGGGNTDRTISQGVLLPTTGGLADLGEPIKNAAVLPQVVLEGETDFELDFNVQDTQTDPNAAQSAAQTLRNGGYPAVTGAASSEVSIAVYENVFIPSGMVGCSPASTSPDITDINDNGLVYRTAPTDALQGRVLAEVATERHEASTAATMYVNNSYGQLLSDSFVSAFEERGGQMTDQVSFQKGQSSYSSRLSQALNGDPDTLVVIGYPESGIQLFRDFYADFDSDVPIMVTDGLRSASLPADVGNSLDNVTGTAPLAAGPGRDYYEQQYREEYGLAEDEDPGVFTAQAFDATAVCLLANAAAGENDGAAIAEQMQAVANPEGQEVTPENLAEGLEMAAAGEDVNYNGASSAIAFDENGDLTAATYEYFGFQEGGGIESIDTIEFSA
- a CDS encoding NAD(P)/FAD-dependent oxidoreductase, whose amino-acid sequence is MRVVVLGAGYAGVVLGNRLERRLPSGVELVVVDDTGDHLVQHELHRAIRRPEFADDITVPLRDIFDRARVEVATVERVDTDDRAVHLADGTSIDYDVAAVCLGAQTAYYGLPGVETHSVPLKRLADADRIRREFRDVVGAGGGTVVVGGAGLSGVQTAGELAAFAREQGVADAVDVLLVEQYEDVAPTFPASFQRAVREELDREGVEVRTDVTVEQATESAVETEDFVVPYDLFVWTGGIRGVDAVGGERVDVRADLATDEQTLVVGDAARVVDSEGRAVPASAQAAVREARVAARNVQRLVADRRDASEGFRPRLERYTFESPGWLVSVGDGAVAQVGPSVFRGRAAKALKTGVGAGYLASASGVRSAVEIVREEFSGERPRRS